A window of Costertonia aggregata contains these coding sequences:
- a CDS encoding deoxycytidylate deaminase, producing the protein MAKDSKQEKYDKAYLRMALEWGKLSYCQRKQVGAIIVKDRMIISDGYNGTPTGFENICEDEDGNTKWYVLHAEANAISKVASSTQSCEGATLYITLSPCKDCSKLIHQSGIKRVVYQKGYKDSTGLDFLKRAGVQLEHMPNIESVP; encoded by the coding sequence TTGGCAAAAGACAGCAAGCAAGAAAAGTACGATAAGGCCTATTTGCGTATGGCTTTGGAATGGGGAAAACTATCCTACTGCCAACGCAAACAAGTAGGTGCGATCATCGTTAAGGATAGGATGATAATCTCTGACGGCTATAACGGTACCCCTACCGGGTTTGAGAACATATGTGAAGATGAAGATGGAAATACCAAATGGTATGTTTTACATGCAGAGGCCAATGCGATAAGCAAAGTGGCTTCTTCCACCCAATCCTGTGAAGGGGCGACGTTGTACATAACCCTATCACCATGTAAGGATTGCAGTAAGTTGATACACCAATCCGGCATAAAACGTGTAGTATATCAAAAGGGATACAAAGATTCCACCGGATTGGATTTTTTAAAAAGGGCTGGCGTACAATTGGAGCATATGCCCAATATTGAAAGTGTTCCCTAA
- a CDS encoding ribonucleotide-diphosphate reductase subunit beta: MSAAVEPILEANDDRFVIFPIKHDDLWEWYKKCEACFWTAEEIDLHEDLTDWNNKLNDDERYFIKHILAFFAASDGIVNENLAENFVSEVQYAEAKFFYGFQIMMENIHSETYSLLIDTYVKDEKEKNILFKAIENFPAIKKKADWALNWIESPSFAERLIAFAAVEGIFFSGAFCSIFWLKKRGLMPGLTFSNELISRDEGMHCDYAVHLHNKHLINKVPKERITQILTDALDIEREFITESLPASLIGMNSKLMTQYLEFVTDRLLVELECDKVYNSTNPFDFMDMISLQGKTNFFEKRVSEYQKAGVLNKDKNEDAQKISFDADF; this comes from the coding sequence ATGTCCGCAGCTGTAGAGCCTATTTTGGAAGCAAATGATGACCGCTTTGTGATTTTCCCTATCAAACACGATGATTTGTGGGAATGGTATAAAAAATGTGAAGCGTGTTTTTGGACGGCCGAGGAAATCGATCTTCACGAAGATTTAACCGATTGGAACAATAAATTAAATGATGATGAGCGTTATTTCATCAAGCATATTTTAGCCTTCTTTGCCGCTTCGGACGGTATCGTTAATGAAAATTTGGCCGAAAACTTCGTAAGCGAAGTACAGTATGCAGAGGCTAAGTTTTTCTATGGTTTTCAGATTATGATGGAGAACATCCACTCGGAAACCTACTCCCTTTTGATAGATACTTATGTGAAAGATGAAAAAGAGAAAAACATTCTATTCAAGGCCATTGAAAACTTCCCCGCAATCAAAAAGAAGGCGGACTGGGCATTGAACTGGATAGAGTCACCAAGTTTCGCGGAGCGTTTGATTGCCTTTGCAGCGGTCGAGGGTATTTTCTTCTCCGGAGCTTTTTGTTCTATTTTTTGGTTGAAAAAAAGAGGCTTAATGCCCGGGCTTACCTTTTCAAATGAGCTCATATCCAGAGATGAAGGTATGCATTGTGACTACGCCGTTCATCTGCACAATAAACATTTGATCAACAAAGTGCCCAAAGAGCGTATTACCCAAATTTTGACCGATGCTTTGGATATTGAACGTGAGTTTATCACAGAGTCGCTTCCTGCAAGTTTAATTGGTATGAACTCTAAATTGATGACACAATATTTAGAGTTTGTAACGGATAGATTATTGGTGGAATTAGAATGTGATAAAGTATACAATTCTACCAACCCATTTGATTTCATGGACATGATTTCCCTACAAGGTAAAACCAACTTTTTTGAGAAAAGAGTGTCGGAGTACCAAAAAGCAGGTGTTCTTAATAAAGATAAAAACGAAGATGCTCAAAAAATAAGTTTTGATGCGGATTTTTAA
- a CDS encoding lysophospholipid acyltransferase family protein, whose protein sequence is MQKVLAYILTPFFYIAFGLCLLIFHPVQWFCHRVFGYSAHGKSVALLNWCLMRSTHFLGTWYSFNNPHEIPTNRPLIIVLNHQSMYDIPPIIWHMRRHHPKFVSKIELGKGIPSVSYNLRHGGSVLIDRKDSKQALTEIAKLGRYIEKHSRSAVIFPEGTRSRTGHPKKFQPTGLKLLMKQAPSALIVPISINNSWKMLRYGKFPNGVGSHITFDVHEPIENTGDLDILVAKTEKTINSGIHSFA, encoded by the coding sequence ATGCAGAAGGTATTGGCCTATATACTTACTCCTTTTTTTTACATCGCTTTTGGACTGTGTCTGCTTATTTTTCATCCGGTTCAATGGTTTTGCCATAGGGTTTTCGGGTATTCGGCACACGGTAAAAGTGTGGCCCTGCTCAATTGGTGTCTAATGCGGTCCACGCATTTTTTGGGCACATGGTATTCCTTTAACAATCCCCATGAAATCCCAACGAACAGGCCCCTTATTATCGTGCTCAACCATCAGAGCATGTACGATATTCCGCCAATAATCTGGCATATGCGCAGGCACCATCCTAAATTCGTGAGCAAGATAGAGTTGGGCAAGGGTATACCCAGTGTTTCATACAACTTAAGACATGGTGGCTCCGTTTTGATTGACAGAAAGGATAGTAAACAGGCCTTGACCGAAATTGCCAAGCTTGGCAGGTATATCGAAAAACACAGCCGCAGTGCCGTTATTTTTCCCGAGGGTACGCGTAGCCGAACCGGCCATCCCAAAAAATTTCAGCCAACGGGATTGAAACTTTTGATGAAACAGGCACCATCTGCCTTAATTGTACCTATCAGTATAAATAATTCATGGAAGATGCTGCGGTATGGAAAATTCCCGAACGGTGTAGGTTCGCACATTACCTTTGATGTGCACGAGCCTATTGAAAATACAGGAGATTTGGATATTCTTGTGGCAAAAACAGAAAAAACCATCAACTCAGGCATACATTCTTTCGCATGA
- a CDS encoding HD domain-containing protein, whose amino-acid sequence MTDSEIVEQTIAFVKETLSGAEGGHDWFHIQRVFKNTLLIAKDEKVDILVVSLGALLHDIADAKFYDGDETVGPKMAKEFLNDLNVHHSTIDHVVKIIESISFKNSLDTKAKKFRSKELEVVQDADRLDAMGAIGIARAFNYGGFKNRALYHPEIPPNLKMSKETYKKSNSPTINHFYEKLLLLKDKMNTATGKKIAEQRHQFMLDYLEQFYGEWNGNL is encoded by the coding sequence ATGACGGATTCCGAAATCGTAGAGCAGACCATTGCATTTGTAAAGGAAACCTTATCAGGAGCCGAAGGCGGTCACGATTGGTTTCATATTCAACGTGTTTTCAAAAATACCTTACTCATAGCCAAAGATGAAAAAGTAGATATACTGGTCGTGAGTCTTGGAGCTTTACTGCACGATATCGCCGATGCCAAATTTTATGATGGTGATGAAACCGTAGGACCTAAAATGGCCAAAGAGTTCTTGAACGATCTAAATGTACATCATTCAACCATTGACCATGTTGTAAAAATCATCGAAAGTATTTCATTTAAAAATTCGCTGGATACCAAAGCAAAAAAGTTTCGTTCCAAAGAACTAGAAGTAGTCCAAGATGCCGACCGTTTAGATGCCATGGGGGCCATTGGTATTGCAAGGGCCTTCAACTATGGCGGATTTAAAAATAGGGCATTGTACCATCCCGAAATACCGCCAAACCTCAAAATGAGCAAGGAAACCTACAAAAAATCCAATTCGCCCACTATCAATCATTTTTACGAGAAGCTGCTTCTTTTAAAAGACAAAATGAACACAGCTACCGGAAAAAAAATTGCTGAACAAAGACATCAATTTATGCTGGATTATCTAGAGCAGTTTTACGGGGAATGGAACGGCAATCTATAA
- a CDS encoding BrxA/BrxB family bacilliredoxin: MYPAELVKPMRDDLANAGFEELYTAEAVEKAINQKGTTLVVVNSVCGCAAANARPAAKMSLQHAKKPDHAVTVFAGVDTEAVNAARGLMVPFPPSSPSMALFKDGELVHMIERHHIEGRPAELIAENLMGAYEEFC; encoded by the coding sequence ATGTATCCCGCAGAATTAGTAAAACCGATGAGAGATGACTTGGCCAATGCCGGGTTTGAAGAATTATATACAGCAGAAGCCGTTGAAAAGGCGATCAATCAAAAAGGGACTACCTTGGTGGTGGTAAATTCGGTCTGCGGTTGTGCCGCTGCCAATGCACGGCCTGCCGCCAAAATGAGTTTGCAGCACGCAAAAAAACCGGATCATGCCGTAACCGTTTTTGCAGGTGTAGATACCGAAGCGGTCAATGCCGCCAGAGGTTTAATGGTGCCGTTCCCTCCTTCGTCCCCCAGTATGGCCTTGTTCAAGGATGGGGAGTTGGTACATATGATAGAACGCCATCACATTGAGGGCAGACCCGCTGAGTTAATCGCTGAGAACCTTATGGGTGCTTACGAGGAATTCTGTTAG
- a CDS encoding DUF3109 family protein — protein MFQLEKTIVSEEILENDFVCNLSACKGACCVDGNAGAPLDDKETEILVDIYSKVKPFLRKEGIDEIERQGAFIKGDDGEWETPLVNGSECAYVVFSENGTAKCGLEEAYNQGATTWKKPVSCHLYPVRVREYTGLTAVNYHKWEICDAACALGEELKVPIYKFVKEALVRKFGAAWYKALEQVAQEHTKS, from the coding sequence ATGTTTCAACTGGAAAAAACCATAGTTTCCGAAGAAATTTTGGAAAACGATTTTGTATGTAACCTCAGTGCCTGTAAAGGCGCCTGTTGCGTAGATGGTAATGCGGGCGCACCTTTGGACGATAAGGAAACCGAGATCTTGGTAGATATCTACAGTAAGGTAAAACCCTTTTTACGCAAAGAAGGTATTGATGAGATTGAACGGCAAGGCGCCTTTATAAAAGGGGACGATGGTGAGTGGGAAACCCCTTTAGTAAACGGTAGCGAATGTGCCTACGTTGTTTTTTCGGAAAACGGTACGGCAAAATGCGGTTTGGAGGAAGCATACAACCAAGGTGCGACTACATGGAAAAAACCGGTCTCCTGCCATCTATACCCTGTTAGGGTTCGGGAATATACCGGACTTACAGCGGTAAACTATCACAAATGGGAAATATGTGATGCTGCCTGTGCCCTTGGTGAAGAATTAAAGGTGCCCATCTACAAATTTGTAAAAGAAGCTTTGGTGCGCAAGTTTGGGGCCGCTTGGTACAAAGCATTGGAGCAAGTGGCCCAAGAACACACTAAATCGTAG
- a CDS encoding LytR/AlgR family response regulator transcription factor: MLDAVIVDDEIKALQSLTWELTNFSDEIKVMASFTDSSEALSYLESNTPDCLFLDIEMPKMDGFQFIQNLKNKDFPVVITTAYNQYAIKALKNEAIDYLLKPIDTDDLKDTIVKIKKFNSKNYTAERLEKILLNFNSKSINKKITINTDGKLLFLENDEILYAESDGNYSTIYLSDGQKIVLTKKLKEVNELLPGDSFFRIHNSYIINLNKIKEFLKTDGYVVLQSNHKIPVSRQKKSDFLDLI, from the coding sequence ATGTTAGACGCAGTAATAGTAGACGACGAGATAAAAGCCCTACAAAGCTTGACTTGGGAGCTGACCAATTTTAGTGATGAAATTAAGGTTATGGCTTCCTTTACCGATTCTTCGGAAGCATTGAGCTATTTGGAAAGCAATACTCCCGACTGTCTTTTTTTGGATATTGAAATGCCCAAAATGGACGGTTTTCAATTTATCCAAAATCTGAAGAACAAGGATTTTCCGGTAGTCATTACAACGGCGTACAATCAATACGCCATAAAAGCCTTAAAAAATGAGGCGATAGACTATTTGTTGAAACCAATTGATACCGATGATTTAAAGGATACCATTGTCAAAATCAAAAAGTTCAATTCAAAAAACTACACTGCGGAAAGGCTAGAAAAGATTTTGCTCAACTTCAATTCAAAGTCCATCAACAAAAAAATAACCATCAATACCGATGGTAAATTATTGTTCTTGGAGAACGATGAAATACTTTATGCGGAATCTGATGGAAACTACAGCACGATTTATCTTTCTGACGGGCAAAAAATCGTATTGACCAAAAAGCTGAAAGAGGTAAATGAACTCTTACCCGGAGATTCTTTTTTTAGAATACATAATTCATACATCATCAACTTGAACAAGATAAAGGAATTTTTAAAGACCGATGGTTACGTAGTTCTCCAATCCAATCATAAAATACCGGTTTCCCGCCAAAAAAAGTCAGATTTTTTAGATCTGATTTAA
- a CDS encoding TerB family tellurite resistance protein, whose amino-acid sequence MVKWFTAILGYFIFRFPGAIVGFLLGSFIDNLNSSGGGPTTVFRDIGRQQVTPADFELNLLSLCSLVIKADGTVSKSEMNYVQQYFVSTYGKEKANAIFRTFNEINKKREISAQRICTFLNQRTRYEVRLQLLHFLFGIAQADGAVSNAEINRIQEISGYLRVSFRDFESIKAMFIKSADTAYKILEIEKSASDDEVKKAYRAMAKKYHPDKVITKDEAIKKGAEEKFKRVQKAYETIQKERGIV is encoded by the coding sequence ATGGTAAAATGGTTCACGGCCATTCTAGGATATTTCATATTTAGGTTTCCCGGAGCTATCGTTGGGTTTTTGTTGGGAAGTTTTATTGACAACCTGAACAGTAGCGGAGGTGGTCCTACCACCGTTTTTAGGGATATTGGAAGACAACAGGTCACCCCGGCCGATTTTGAATTGAATCTGCTCTCCCTGTGCTCACTGGTTATAAAGGCTGACGGTACGGTAAGCAAAAGCGAAATGAACTATGTACAACAGTATTTCGTAAGCACTTATGGTAAAGAAAAGGCGAACGCCATTTTTAGGACCTTTAACGAAATCAATAAAAAAAGGGAAATTTCCGCACAACGTATCTGTACTTTTTTGAACCAGCGCACACGTTACGAAGTACGTTTGCAATTGTTGCATTTTTTATTTGGCATTGCCCAGGCCGATGGAGCGGTAAGTAATGCTGAAATTAATAGGATACAAGAAATTTCAGGGTATTTAAGGGTTTCGTTTCGAGATTTTGAAAGTATCAAGGCCATGTTCATCAAATCTGCAGATACGGCATATAAGATTTTGGAGATAGAAAAATCTGCCAGTGATGATGAGGTAAAAAAGGCCTACCGGGCCATGGCAAAAAAATACCATCCGGACAAGGTCATTACCAAAGATGAAGCCATTAAAAAAGGAGCGGAAGAAAAGTTCAAACGTGTGCAAAAAGCCTATGAGACCATTCAAAAAGAGCGGGGAATCGTTTAA
- a CDS encoding MarC family protein: MTFHFNFKEIATASMILFAVIDILGSIPIIIGLRSKVGHIQSEKASIVAACIMVAFLFVGEEILKLIGIDVNSFAVAGAFIIFFLAIEMILGVTLYKDDMPESASIVPIAFPLIAGAGTMTSILSLRAEYYVENIIVAIIVNIIFVYLVLKSSKKIEKFLGNNGLNVIRKVFGVILLAIAVKLFAANINQLF, encoded by the coding sequence ATGACCTTTCATTTTAATTTTAAGGAGATAGCAACGGCCAGCATGATTTTATTCGCCGTAATCGACATTTTGGGGAGTATCCCCATTATCATTGGCCTACGCAGCAAAGTGGGGCACATACAGTCCGAAAAGGCATCCATTGTAGCCGCCTGCATCATGGTCGCTTTTTTGTTCGTGGGTGAGGAAATCTTAAAACTCATAGGGATAGATGTAAACTCATTTGCCGTGGCCGGGGCATTCATTATTTTCTTTTTGGCCATTGAAATGATTTTGGGCGTTACGCTCTATAAAGATGACATGCCCGAAAGCGCATCTATAGTGCCCATAGCGTTCCCGTTAATTGCTGGGGCCGGTACAATGACATCTATATTGTCCTTACGTGCGGAATATTATGTGGAGAATATCATTGTTGCCATTATCGTAAACATTATTTTTGTATATCTGGTACTGAAGTCGTCCAAAAAAATTGAAAAATTTCTTGGCAACAACGGGCTAAATGTAATTCGAAAAGTATTCGGGGTCATTTTATTGGCGATTGCCGTTAAGCTGTTCGCCGCAAACATAAACCAGCTTTTCTAG
- a CDS encoding tetratricopeptide repeat-containing sensor histidine kinase, translating into MKKNQHSLNFLFSLALAFGKYFFFIGFLLSPLQVFSQGGPDSYKLNAEGIVQKIPDSFKETVDSLFTKAPETFVGIHSVLRNKRTDTILMRYVERLAAEKKYAAGQSYALNELGRTYRNKSLYSQSIALHQRALDIAETADNLEFRVSSLNNLGVVYHRISSVRTAMDYNQKALELAETVKNPSDGLKRSINVSLNRIGNLYQTLKQYDLAIVQFRKSLKLEAELGNKLGQAVNYQNIGECQELQGNLQEALKNYETSLSFNEQINSDMGRVICNTSISQVYIKLGQSTKAVPKLEKSLQLAKTLGDGFLIAPAEVNLGWAQMLTGNYDEAEKSMLGGLKTAEKLNLEEYMSKASHLLSELFKKRGEYEKALDYKDKAQQIDEKILEESTVRYVNDIIFRYDSEKKSSEIEKLVKQNEITQLKLRKNRTTLIIGGIALALLAGIFYILYRQFQLNNEKKLLTLEQSMLRSQMNPHFLFNSLNSIKLYIINNEKKNAVYYLNKFSKLVRKILEASSLKEIPLAEELETVELYMNIENIRFSNEIDFNIMIDDNIDVHTIKIPSLILQPFLENALWHGLSSKEGSKKIDLRVSKQDSNFIQISITDNGVGRDASEKIKESKVLKRKSVGIDITKERLANFSRDYQNSFNVDIVDLYDDNSKPAGTKVILYIPTI; encoded by the coding sequence TTGAAAAAAAACCAACATAGCCTCAATTTTCTATTTTCCCTTGCCCTGGCATTCGGAAAATATTTTTTTTTCATAGGTTTTTTGTTGTCGCCCCTTCAGGTATTTTCACAAGGTGGCCCAGATAGTTATAAACTAAATGCCGAGGGTATTGTCCAAAAAATACCGGATAGCTTTAAAGAAACCGTTGATAGCCTTTTTACAAAAGCGCCCGAAACTTTTGTAGGTATACATTCAGTGCTTAGGAACAAACGAACCGATACCATACTCATGCGCTATGTAGAACGTTTGGCAGCCGAAAAAAAATATGCGGCGGGACAGTCCTATGCCCTCAACGAACTGGGAAGAACCTACCGTAACAAGTCACTATATTCCCAGTCCATAGCGCTGCATCAAAGAGCACTGGATATTGCCGAGACCGCCGATAACTTGGAGTTTAGGGTCTCTAGCCTAAACAATCTCGGGGTGGTATACCATCGTATATCATCGGTAAGGACGGCTATGGACTATAACCAAAAAGCATTGGAATTGGCCGAAACCGTCAAAAACCCATCGGACGGCCTAAAAAGAAGCATCAACGTATCGCTGAACCGTATCGGTAATCTTTACCAAACCTTGAAACAATACGACCTGGCCATCGTACAATTTAGAAAGTCCTTAAAGCTAGAGGCAGAACTGGGCAATAAACTTGGCCAAGCGGTAAACTATCAAAATATCGGCGAATGCCAAGAACTTCAAGGCAATTTACAAGAAGCCCTAAAAAACTATGAAACTTCACTTTCGTTCAACGAACAGATAAATTCGGATATGGGAAGGGTCATCTGCAACACCAGCATTTCACAGGTGTACATAAAGTTGGGGCAATCTACCAAAGCGGTTCCAAAATTGGAAAAATCCCTACAGCTGGCAAAAACTTTGGGCGACGGCTTTCTCATAGCGCCTGCCGAGGTAAACCTGGGATGGGCACAAATGTTGACAGGCAATTATGACGAAGCAGAAAAAAGCATGTTGGGCGGACTGAAAACGGCCGAAAAATTGAATCTTGAAGAGTACATGTCCAAAGCAAGTCACCTACTATCCGAACTTTTCAAAAAAAGGGGAGAATATGAAAAAGCCTTGGACTACAAGGACAAGGCACAGCAAATTGATGAAAAAATTCTCGAAGAGAGCACAGTACGGTATGTCAACGATATTATTTTTAGATATGATTCCGAAAAGAAGAGCAGCGAAATAGAAAAACTGGTGAAACAAAACGAGATTACCCAGTTAAAGCTTAGAAAAAACCGTACAACGCTTATCATCGGGGGGATTGCCCTAGCGTTATTGGCGGGCATTTTTTATATACTCTATCGCCAATTTCAATTAAATAACGAAAAAAAGTTGTTGACTTTGGAACAAAGTATGCTCCGAAGTCAAATGAATCCGCACTTTTTGTTCAATTCCTTGAATTCCATCAAGCTGTATATTATCAATAACGAGAAGAAGAATGCGGTGTATTACCTAAACAAGTTCTCCAAATTGGTACGTAAAATACTCGAAGCCTCCTCTTTAAAAGAAATCCCGTTAGCGGAGGAATTGGAGACCGTGGAACTTTATATGAATATAGAAAACATCCGTTTTTCAAACGAAATCGATTTCAATATCATGATCGATGACAATATTGACGTCCACACCATTAAGATTCCGTCGTTGATATTACAACCTTTTTTAGAGAACGCATTATGGCACGGCCTATCCTCAAAAGAAGGAAGCAAAAAAATAGATTTACGGGTAAGCAAACAGGACTCCAATTTTATACAAATTTCCATTACCGATAATGGCGTAGGAAGGGATGCCTCCGAAAAAATAAAGGAAAGTAAGGTATTGAAGCGAAAATCGGTCGGTATCGATATTACCAAAGAGCGTTTGGCCAATTTTTCAAGAGATTATCAAAACTCGTTTAATGTGGATATTGTGGATCTGTATGACGATAATAGTAAACCCGCAGGCACCAAGGTAATATTATATATTCCTACGATTTAG
- a CDS encoding HupE/UreJ family protein, whose amino-acid sequence MQEFWFYVQLGLRHVLDFSAYDHILFLSALAVPFTFKKWKHIVLLATIFTIAHCSSLALSVYEVMTVDSGLIEFLIPVTIFLTAIFNLVFAKNAIEATGFYLHALATAFFGLIHGFGFSNYFKMLMAEEEEKLLPLLGFATGIEVSQILIILCILTIAFLSQIVFKVKKPIFITITSIIIMCITIPMLINTFPN is encoded by the coding sequence ATGCAAGAATTTTGGTTTTACGTTCAATTGGGATTGCGTCATGTGCTGGATTTTTCAGCCTATGACCATATTTTGTTCCTATCGGCCTTGGCCGTTCCGTTTACTTTCAAAAAATGGAAGCATATTGTGCTCTTGGCGACTATTTTTACCATTGCCCATTGTAGTTCGCTGGCGTTATCGGTCTATGAGGTAATGACCGTGGATTCTGGCCTTATAGAGTTTTTGATTCCCGTTACCATATTCTTGACCGCCATCTTCAATCTTGTTTTTGCCAAAAATGCTATTGAGGCTACCGGCTTTTATCTACATGCCCTGGCTACCGCTTTTTTTGGTTTGATACATGGTTTTGGCTTTAGTAACTACTTTAAAATGCTTATGGCCGAGGAAGAAGAAAAACTTTTGCCCTTGTTGGGTTTTGCTACGGGTATCGAAGTTTCACAAATACTCATTATTCTCTGTATTTTGACCATCGCCTTTTTGTCCCAAATAGTTTTTAAGGTCAAAAAACCGATTTTTATAACCATTACTTCAATTATTATCATGTGTATCACAATACCCATGCTCATTAATACGTTCCCGAATTAG
- a CDS encoding S41 family peptidase has translation MKKKYSYLLPTFIGAALALGIFIGGKLHFNDTPERLFTTNSKKDKLNRLIDYIDHEYVDEVNTDSIVDVTINNILEKLDPHSVHIPKDEMESVTESMKGDFVGIGVNFYRYRDTIAVIRTVENGPSHKKGIKPGDRILMADNDTLYGGKIGEKTVINTLKGKKGSPVKLKVYRKEENRTFTVTLKRDIVPIKSVVAYYMLTPDMGYIKINRFAESTYKEFKKALRELQRSGAQKLTLDLRDNPGGYLGIAEKMADEFLKDGKLILFTKNKKGKINKSYATDKGSFEDKPIYVLINERSASASEIIAGALQDNDIGTIVGRRSFGKGLVQREMELGDGSAVRLTVSRYYTPTGRSIQKDYKKGNKDYYKKFTDRYHNGELVSVDSIKVADSLKFKTSKGKIVYGGGGIIPDVFVPIGSNEDEAVNSMDGGGFLNYFVFEHLDKNRKEYSGYTKKEFVQDFTVDDILFERFVDYCLNRGIRMGFYDYEDKIKLYLKATLAEQLFDPNTYAKIKSRGDDMLNKVMELDRPTFQQSEVEEIESQN, from the coding sequence ATGAAAAAGAAATATAGTTATTTACTCCCCACATTTATAGGCGCTGCCTTGGCTTTGGGAATCTTCATTGGGGGCAAGCTCCATTTTAACGACACACCTGAAAGGTTGTTCACTACGAATTCCAAAAAAGATAAGTTAAATCGGCTCATTGACTACATTGACCATGAATATGTAGATGAGGTCAATACAGATAGCATTGTTGATGTTACCATAAATAATATCTTGGAAAAATTGGACCCACACTCCGTTCACATTCCAAAAGACGAGATGGAGAGTGTTACCGAGAGCATGAAAGGTGATTTTGTGGGTATCGGCGTCAATTTTTATAGATATCGCGACACTATAGCCGTTATCCGTACCGTGGAGAACGGTCCTAGCCACAAAAAAGGAATAAAACCGGGAGACCGTATCCTTATGGCGGACAACGATACGCTTTATGGGGGTAAAATTGGCGAAAAAACGGTAATCAACACGCTTAAGGGCAAAAAAGGCAGTCCTGTTAAATTAAAAGTATATCGTAAAGAGGAGAACAGAACGTTTACGGTAACCTTAAAACGAGATATCGTTCCTATCAAAAGTGTCGTAGCCTACTATATGCTTACACCGGATATGGGTTATATCAAAATCAATCGGTTTGCGGAATCTACCTATAAAGAATTCAAAAAGGCATTGAGGGAGTTGCAACGGAGCGGGGCCCAAAAATTGACTTTAGACCTAAGGGACAACCCTGGTGGTTATCTGGGCATTGCAGAAAAAATGGCAGATGAATTCCTGAAAGATGGTAAATTGATATTGTTTACCAAAAACAAAAAGGGAAAAATCAACAAAAGTTACGCTACGGACAAAGGTAGCTTTGAGGACAAGCCCATTTATGTTCTCATTAACGAGCGTTCAGCATCGGCTAGCGAGATTATAGCTGGTGCGTTACAGGACAACGACATAGGCACCATTGTTGGGCGCCGTTCTTTTGGGAAGGGCCTTGTTCAACGCGAAATGGAATTGGGCGATGGCTCTGCGGTACGCTTGACCGTTTCACGATACTACACGCCAACGGGGCGGTCTATTCAAAAAGACTATAAAAAAGGAAATAAGGATTATTATAAGAAGTTCACAGATCGTTACCACAATGGCGAACTGGTTTCAGTTGATAGTATTAAAGTCGCAGATTCCTTAAAGTTCAAAACATCCAAAGGCAAAATAGTATATGGCGGCGGGGGAATCATTCCCGATGTTTTTGTGCCCATTGGGTCTAATGAGGACGAGGCCGTAAACAGTATGGACGGTGGTGGATTTCTCAACTATTTTGTCTTTGAACATCTGGACAAAAACCGAAAAGAGTACAGCGGTTACACCAAAAAAGAATTTGTTCAGGACTTTACCGTTGATGATATCCTTTTTGAACGGTTTGTGGACTATTGTTTAAACCGAGGTATACGAATGGGCTTTTATGACTACGAGGACAAAATAAAACTATATCTAAAGGCCACTTTGGCCGAACAGCTTTTTGACCCCAATACCTACGCCAAAATAAAAAGCCGAGGAGATGACATGCTCAATAAAGTTATGGAGTTGGACAGGCCTACATTTCAACAAAGTGAGGTAGAGGAAATCGAATCCCAAAACTAA